In the genome of Nitrospirota bacterium, the window AATAATCCCGGCGAATGGACTTAAAGAAACTGCATCATTTCTGATTGCTACCCCAACCGTTTCGATAGTATTAACCTTAATTTGTGATAATATCGCAGATAGTTCTCGATAGGAAGTCTTTAATAGTTCTGCTGCTGCCGAGACTGGAGTGGCCAGTGCCAGACTTAGAGACTCATAGCTGCTACCGTCTGCGGTGGCAATCCGGAAAAAGTTGTCGCTAAACTGTATGGCCTGCACTTTTTTACCTGTTAGTAAGTTAATACCTGGTTGTGAGGCAATCGAGTCTGTGATCGTCTGGACCCCATCAGTAAAAGTAAATTTCTTGATTATGTCTTTTCTGCGCTTCCGCTTTTTGAAAAGCATATCTGCTGGAAAGTCATTGGCCTTTTGAGATATCACTGCATTAAAGGCAGGGGCAAAAACCCTTTCAAAGTTTTTCGGACCCACAATTCTGGAATAATATGACTCAACACTTTGCCCATCTTTTTTTAGTGTAAATAAACGGGGTGCTGAAAAAAGTAGTTCTATAAAGTTAAGCTGGGAGGGAATTGATTTTATTTGATTGTCAACTAACAGTCTAAATGGGACCTTTTCCCGCCTAATCAGGCGATCAAGAATCTGGCAATCCTCTATGATTCCCAGCAGATTACGATAGGAATTGTAACAGGTATGGGCACCTAATTCTAACCAGAAATCTTTAACATCGCCCTCAAAATGGTAAGAGTGGAAGGTGCCGCCCACTCGTTCACTCCTTTCGATTACTAAAGTCTTGAGTCCTCCCCTGGCACAGTAATGCGCCAGACTCAATCCACTGATTCCCGCACCTATTATAATAATGTCATACTGTTTCATCACATGAACCACACTATAAGCCGTTTACACTATCAGCCTTTTGGTGCTTTTTAATAATTTCTATAATCTCCCCTCTCTCATAAATAGAGCGTAAAATCAAGACCTAAGATGTATTTCACAAATAATCTTCCCTTATCTGAAAAAAGTCATTTCTCTCCTCCAAAAACAGGCCGCATGAAGGTTCGCTCATAACTTATTATACATTTTGTTTTTTCTGCAAAGGAAAAGGCTGCCTGGCAATCCGGGTCAGTTTTAATTTTTCCTCGATATTCTTCATATGCCGCCAGACTCGGAAAACTGAACAGTGCAAATGCAATATTATTTGCTCCCTCATGGGGCAGGAAATAGCCATGATGCTTCCCGCCAAACTTATTAACCAGTGGTATCCACATCCTGGCATATTTCGCGAAGTCTTCTACTTTGTACGGGTCAATAACATAACGCAAGTAACAGGTAATCATCTTTACCCCCTATGTGCTATTCGGTCCTTTATTTCTTCAGATATTTCATCTGAATGTTCCATTGGATAAGTTCAATTCCCTCAGGCCTTGGAGGCAGAGACTTCTTGATTTCAGAGACGATATATTCAACATCGTTTGATTGGGCAGTAAGTTCTTTAGCCTTTTTATCAAAGGCAATCAAATAATTTTTCATGTCTTCAATATCCTTTTTGCTCGAAATCGGTCCATGACCTGGAATGATTTTCTCAATATCCATTGTCATGATATAGTCAAGCACTTTAACCCATTCTTCTATATTTCCATCACCAATAAATGGATGGTAGTTGGTAAATAAAATATCGCCTGCAAACAGTATTTTCTTTTCAGGCAGATATACCAGAATGCTTCCATCAGTATGTGATGGCATGATGTAAATCAGCTCAATCTTCTGATCTCCCAAATCTATCTCCATCCTGTCGTTAAATGCCAAAACAGGATATGCGATCTTCGTCCCTTTCATATCCTCTTCACTAAGACCATAGTTCTTTGCATTTCTTAAAGCTGTTTCACCATGAGCCTTTAGATTTTTACTATCATTAGTGTGCGAGATAATTACTGCTCCAAGCCTTTTGAAATCAGCATTGCCGAATGTGTGGTCAAGGTGATAATGGGTATTCACAACATATTTTATGGGTTTCTTTGAGATTGTCCGTATATCCTTAATAAACCTTTTTGCTTCTTTTGAGGATACCAGTGTATCAATAACAACAATACCATCTTTGCCTATAATAATCCCTGCATTTGCTCCAAAGCTGTTTTTTGGAAGGCTGTTCTTCGTGTCAACATATGAGTAAACATTGTCTGCTATCTTTGTCAGTCCTTGTTGAGCAAATGCCCTTTGATTAAATATTAAAGAACCGATAAGTGTAAATAATAAAATGCCGAAAAGTGTGAACCTATCTTTTGAAGTTATTCCTTTCATCTTTAAACCTCCCTTTTTATTTTCTACAACTCTAAATAATCACGATGGCCGAAGCCTTTCTGGTAATTGAGCATCCATATTCTATTTGGCTTTATTTTTATGAAGCGGTAATCGAGATTTGGGGGGAACTCTTTTATGATAGGAAACTTTTCAGCATAGATTTCTAAAACAGCAGGTACTTGCTCCGCTTTTACTACCTTTGCTATTCCTTCGATCTGCAGGCCTGTTAACTTCATCCAATCAGTTTCGTCTTCATCTATAGTCATCGCTACCTTTGAGTTCCCTTCAATATTGATGAATTTCTGTGATTTCACGGAAGTTGTGAAATATAAATCAAAACCATCATTTACATATGCAACAGTAGTGACATGCGGTTGCATCGGGTCATTTGAATAAACTGTTGCAAGGTTCCCGTAAAGATGCCTATTCAGATACAATAAAACCTCATTTTTAATACTATCTGTCATGTTAAAACCTCCTTTTCGTGTACTACATTAAATTCAGATTTCACTTCCCCATTGCTCATAAAAAACAATCTCATTAAGCGGCTTCCTTGAAGGGCCTTCCTTTTTCTCTTCCTGCGGATAGCCAATGGGGAAAAGTCCCACTATTCGGATGTTTGATGGGATATTTAGGAGATTGCGGAGTTTTTCCTCATCAAATACTCCTACAAAGACAGTGCCGAGTCCAAGGGCACGAGCAGCAAGCATGAGATTCTGTGCAGCAACACCCACATCGGTCATGTAGTAGTGCTGATTCCAGAGAACCCCTGACTGGGAAGGATCTGCACAGGCAACAATTACAACCGGTGCCTCTGCAAGACCCTTTTTTGAAGGGTTTGCCTTATAACCGATTGGTGCGAAGAAAGACGCCACGTAACTTAGTTCACTGATTTTTTCTCTCATAGCCTTATCTTTTACTACTATAAATCTCCAACACTGCATATTTGCCCACGAAGGGGACATGCGGACAGCCTCAAGTATCGTCTTAAGTTTTTCATCTTCTACAGGTCTGTCAAGAAACCTGCGGATGCTCCTCCTTGTTTTAATGGCTTCAAAAAGTTCCATAAGCATTTCCTCCTTTTAAATTAATAATATTGACAAACAATATCAGTGTCAGTATACTTTGTCAAGTAGTTACATTTTGGTTATACAGTTACAAAAAAGATACTATTGGAGGAGCGCATAATGGGCTATGAAGCATGCACCGGGGAATGTCCTGTGGAAAGAACATTGAAAATCATTGGCAGCAAGTGGACGATTCTAATAATCAGGGACCTCCTTGAAGGGAAAAAGAGATTCGGAGAATTGAGGAAATCACTTTCAGGGGTAAGCCCGAAAACATTATCAGGACGCTTGAAATCTTTAGAAAGCGAAGGAATTATTGCAAGAAGAATTTATCCCGAAGTGCCTCCGAGGGTTGAGTATGCCCTTACCAAAAGGGGGACGAGTCTCGGCGCGATTATTAAGAGCA includes:
- a CDS encoding nitroreductase family protein, giving the protein MELFEAIKTRRSIRRFLDRPVEDEKLKTILEAVRMSPSWANMQCWRFIVVKDKAMREKISELSYVASFFAPIGYKANPSKKGLAEAPVVIVACADPSQSGVLWNQHYYMTDVGVAAQNLMLAARALGLGTVFVGVFDEEKLRNLLNIPSNIRIVGLFPIGYPQEEKKEGPSRKPLNEIVFYEQWGSEI
- a CDS encoding FAD-dependent oxidoreductase codes for the protein MKQYDIIIIGAGISGLSLAHYCARGGLKTLVIERSERVGGTFHSYHFEGDVKDFWLELGAHTCYNSYRNLLGIIEDCQILDRLIRREKVPFRLLVDNQIKSIPSQLNFIELLFSAPRLFTLKKDGQSVESYYSRIVGPKNFERVFAPAFNAVISQKANDFPADMLFKKRKRRKDIIKKFTFTDGVQTITDSIASQPGINLLTGKKVQAIQFSDNFFRIATADGSSYESLSLALATPVSAAAELLKTSYRELSAILSQIKVNTIETVGVAIRNDAVSLSPFAGIIATDNYFYSAVSRDTVPHKSYRGFSFHFKAGILSYEAKLRRISEVLGVKPEQLEYMVTKENIVPCLRVGHDKFITEIDQLIAGKRLLLTGNYFSGLAIEDCVSRSLKEFSRLKKS
- a CDS encoding MBL fold metallo-hydrolase — its product is MKGITSKDRFTLFGILLFTLIGSLIFNQRAFAQQGLTKIADNVYSYVDTKNSLPKNSFGANAGIIIGKDGIVVIDTLVSSKEAKRFIKDIRTISKKPIKYVVNTHYHLDHTFGNADFKRLGAVIISHTNDSKNLKAHGETALRNAKNYGLSEEDMKGTKIAYPVLAFNDRMEIDLGDQKIELIYIMPSHTDGSILVYLPEKKILFAGDILFTNYHPFIGDGNIEEWVKVLDYIMTMDIEKIIPGHGPISSKKDIEDMKNYLIAFDKKAKELTAQSNDVEYIVSEIKKSLPPRPEGIELIQWNIQMKYLKK
- a CDS encoding helix-turn-helix transcriptional regulator → MGYEACTGECPVERTLKIIGSKWTILIIRDLLEGKKRFGELRKSLSGVSPKTLSGRLKSLESEGIIARRIYPEVPPRVEYALTKRGTSLGAIIKSMKEWGKTAK
- a CDS encoding pyridoxamine 5'-phosphate oxidase family protein codes for the protein MTDSIKNEVLLYLNRHLYGNLATVYSNDPMQPHVTTVAYVNDGFDLYFTTSVKSQKFINIEGNSKVAMTIDEDETDWMKLTGLQIEGIAKVVKAEQVPAVLEIYAEKFPIIKEFPPNLDYRFIKIKPNRIWMLNYQKGFGHRDYLEL
- a CDS encoding NIPSNAP family protein, encoding MITCYLRYVIDPYKVEDFAKYARMWIPLVNKFGGKHHGYFLPHEGANNIAFALFSFPSLAAYEEYRGKIKTDPDCQAAFSFAEKTKCIISYERTFMRPVFGGEK